In Vibrio diazotrophicus, the following proteins share a genomic window:
- a CDS encoding cyclin-dependent kinase inhibitor 3 family protein, whose translation MSNSTKVHPTWELTVDSSALVLMPCPGTKELGLTESIQQLKESGVKAIVTAITREEMHEKHVEELGVIAQANGISWIHLPIEDDAVPDERFAEHWPTVSPQLRNLLKKGDKVALHCMGGSGRTGLLAAHLLLDMNWDLETIISQVQSLRPGAFTKPEQREYIEHVAAVIS comes from the coding sequence ATGTCTAATTCAACCAAGGTTCACCCTACTTGGGAGCTCACTGTTGACTCATCAGCATTAGTATTGATGCCTTGTCCGGGCACCAAAGAGCTGGGTTTAACGGAAAGTATTCAGCAGTTAAAAGAAAGTGGTGTGAAAGCGATTGTCACTGCCATTACCCGTGAAGAGATGCATGAAAAACACGTTGAAGAGCTTGGCGTTATCGCGCAAGCCAACGGTATCTCTTGGATTCACCTGCCGATTGAAGACGATGCGGTGCCTGATGAGAGGTTTGCTGAGCATTGGCCAACCGTAAGTCCACAGCTTCGCAATCTGCTCAAAAAAGGCGATAAAGTTGCGCTGCATTGTATGGGTGGTTCTGGCCGTACGGGATTATTGGCAGCACATCTGTTGCTGGATATGAACTGGGACCTCGAAACCATTATTTCTCAAGTTCAATCGCTACGTCCGGGTGCGTTCACCAAGCCCGAGCAACGTGAATATATTGAACATGTAGCAGCAGTGATCAGCTAA